In Methanoregula sp., a single genomic region encodes these proteins:
- the cfbC gene encoding Ni-sirohydrochlorin a,c-diamide reductive cyclase ATP-dependent reductase subunit, translated as MKQIALYGKGGIGKSTTSANLSAALSGMGLDILQIGCDPKRDSTRMLMHGQFIPTVMDLVRVRGEAPITLSEVEFTGFNGVRCVEAGGPEPGVGCAGRGIIATFQLLEKFGALKGDVIVYDVLGDVVCGGFAMPMREGYAQDVYLVTSGELMSLYAANNICKAIQRLSSRTKSTCRLAGVICNAKNQPNEEELVAEFAKRVNSSLIQFIPRDRVVQLAELNRKTVIEYEPASAQAECYRTLGKRVMENTHFTIPTPLEIDELESLAYSYI; from the coding sequence ATGAAACAGATCGCCCTGTATGGCAAGGGGGGTATCGGCAAATCCACCACCTCGGCCAATCTCTCCGCTGCGCTCTCCGGTATGGGGCTTGATATCCTGCAGATCGGATGCGATCCCAAGCGGGACAGTACCCGGATGCTAATGCACGGCCAGTTTATCCCCACGGTCATGGATCTGGTCCGGGTCCGGGGCGAAGCGCCGATTACGTTATCGGAAGTCGAGTTTACCGGGTTCAATGGTGTCCGCTGTGTCGAGGCGGGAGGGCCGGAACCCGGTGTCGGGTGTGCCGGGCGGGGAATCATTGCCACGTTTCAGCTGCTCGAGAAGTTCGGGGCTTTAAAAGGCGACGTTATTGTGTATGATGTGCTCGGCGATGTTGTCTGCGGAGGATTTGCCATGCCGATGCGCGAGGGGTATGCACAGGATGTCTACCTTGTAACCTCCGGCGAACTGATGTCACTCTATGCAGCAAACAACATCTGCAAGGCGATCCAGCGCCTTTCTTCGAGAACAAAAAGCACCTGCCGGCTGGCCGGGGTGATCTGTAATGCCAAGAACCAGCCGAATGAAGAGGAACTGGTTGCGGAGTTTGCAAAGCGGGTGAACAGCTCGCTTATCCAGTTTATCCCGCGTGACCGGGTTGTGCAGCTGGCCGAACTCAACCGGAAGACAGTCATCGAGTACGAACCCGCATCTGCGCAGGCTGAATGTTATCGCACCCTAGGCAAACGGGTTATGGAGAATACCCATTTTACTATCCCAACCCCGTTAGAGATTGATGAGCTTGAATCCCTTGCCTATTCATACATCTAG
- a CDS encoding potassium transporter TrkG, with the protein MHRFEHLSTIIADLGDIFVYVAPVTCVPLIVAVLFSEWNMLLPMLAVPITFFIIGMLIRRLPRTQRGVRLSTALCSVALFWFTSAMVSGLPFMLGLHMGFTDALFEGMAGWTGTAFSMMQSLETAPHTLLFWRSYMQWISGIGIIAFAIAMASSTGLSRSKIFRTESRDEPLMQGVVSTGRALWKIYGILTFFALGLILFTGLSLWESVNLALAAISTGGFTLHPGGILYYHSVLLELILLPIMIAGALPFKLYYLIAENRRWSLFGDEQVKLFFVFVALGTAVLTYDLVYFNNLAYLPALHQGLFMTVSAVSTSGFSIVNIHTWASVTILFLAMLVFIGGASGSTAGGIKLHRVILAVRALLWWFRRLFVSGKVLMPFRLEGRVIPKATAELEVAKNMLIIILSVTVIFVAALAVIQFHLTTFSLTEIVLDVVSAFSTCGLGSGYVSHDMPIISKWIFICVMWVGRLEVIPVVMLIMALFGRRE; encoded by the coding sequence ATGCACCGGTTTGAGCATCTTTCCACGATTATTGCAGATCTCGGGGACATTTTTGTCTATGTTGCCCCGGTAACCTGTGTTCCGCTCATTGTAGCGGTTCTTTTCTCCGAGTGGAATATGCTCCTGCCCATGCTTGCCGTGCCGATTACATTTTTTATCATCGGCATGCTCATAAGAAGACTGCCACGCACCCAGCGGGGCGTGAGACTTTCAACTGCCCTCTGCTCGGTTGCCCTCTTCTGGTTTACCAGTGCAATGGTAAGTGGTCTGCCGTTCATGCTCGGACTGCATATGGGATTTACCGATGCTCTCTTTGAAGGGATGGCAGGCTGGACCGGGACGGCTTTTTCCATGATGCAGTCACTGGAGACCGCACCTCATACACTCCTCTTCTGGCGATCCTATATGCAGTGGATCAGCGGCATAGGGATTATTGCATTTGCCATTGCCATGGCCAGCAGCACCGGGCTTTCCCGGTCAAAGATATTCCGCACGGAAAGCAGGGATGAACCGCTGATGCAGGGAGTCGTATCTACCGGCAGGGCGCTCTGGAAAATCTACGGGATTCTTACCTTCTTTGCGCTGGGTCTCATCCTGTTTACCGGTCTCTCGTTATGGGAATCGGTAAATCTTGCTCTGGCCGCAATATCAACCGGTGGATTTACCCTGCACCCGGGAGGAATCCTGTATTATCACAGCGTCCTGCTCGAGCTTATCCTCCTCCCGATCATGATCGCCGGGGCCCTTCCGTTCAAACTCTATTACCTCATAGCAGAGAACCGTCGCTGGAGCCTCTTTGGCGATGAACAGGTCAAACTCTTCTTTGTCTTTGTAGCTTTGGGAACCGCGGTCCTTACCTACGATCTGGTCTATTTTAACAACCTTGCATACCTGCCGGCCCTGCACCAGGGCCTGTTCATGACCGTATCTGCTGTTTCCACGTCAGGGTTTTCTATTGTAAATATCCATACCTGGGCCAGCGTAACGATCCTCTTTCTTGCCATGCTGGTATTTATCGGGGGTGCGAGTGGCAGTACTGCCGGGGGGATTAAATTACACCGGGTCATACTTGCCGTCCGTGCCCTGCTCTGGTGGTTCCGTCGCCTCTTTGTCAGTGGCAAGGTACTCATGCCATTCCGGCTTGAAGGGCGGGTGATCCCGAAGGCAACAGCAGAGCTGGAAGTTGCAAAGAACATGCTCATCATCATCCTTTCGGTTACCGTCATTTTTGTCGCGGCCCTTGCCGTTATCCAGTTCCATCTCACTACATTTTCACTGACCGAAATCGTACTTGATGTCGTCTCTGCATTCTCTACCTGCGGTCTGGGTTCCGGGTATGTATCCCATGATATGCCCATCATCTCAAAATGGATCTTTATCTGCGTGATGTGGGTGGGCCGGCTTGAGGTTATTCCCGTAGTGATGCTGATTATGGCTCTCTTTGGCAGACGGGAATAA
- a CDS encoding desulfoferrodoxin codes for MTRKLEIYKCGVCGNITMVVHASGGTLVCCDKPMELQKEKTDDTGKEKHVPVIEKSAKGVSVKVGSVPHPMEEKHYIEWIEVTSGKNLSVVGLKPGDKPEAEFCTADTNAKVRAYCNVHGLWTNKL; via the coding sequence ATGACAAGAAAACTTGAAATCTACAAGTGCGGTGTTTGCGGAAATATTACCATGGTTGTTCATGCTTCCGGAGGAACCCTCGTGTGCTGTGACAAACCCATGGAGTTGCAGAAGGAAAAAACTGATGACACCGGAAAGGAGAAACATGTGCCGGTCATTGAGAAATCTGCAAAAGGCGTAAGTGTAAAGGTAGGTTCGGTCCCCCATCCTATGGAAGAAAAACACTATATTGAATGGATCGAAGTGACCTCAGGAAAAAATCTCTCCGTAGTTGGATTAAAACCCGGTGACAAGCCTGAAGCAGAGTTCTGTACTGCCGATACGAATGCCAAGGTACGTGCATACTGCAATGTGCACGGGCTTTGGACAAACAAACTCTAG
- a CDS encoding FprA family A-type flavoprotein yields the protein MVSREIAQGIFWVGALDFDRRLFDALIPLPNGTSYNAYLIRGSGKTALIDTVDPGKEFELVSNLLKLGVESIDYVVINHAEQDHSGTLPMILEFYPNAVVVTNEKCKELLIALLQLPENRFRIIKDNETLSLGDRTLEFHLTPWTHWPETQVTYLKEDQILFSCDLFGFHLATSDLYVTDEAECYRLAKRYYAEIMMPFRNSIRGYLTTIKALPLKMIAPSHGPVHQSPQFILDAYADWISDSVKNEVVIPYVSMHGSTEKMVEHLTNALIARGITVKPFNLTVTDIGDLALALVDTATVVVGTPTVLFGPHPQIVYATYLANMLKPKVRFASVIGSYGWGGKTAETVVKMLDHVKVEVLEPVIVKGQPDEATLKQLDRLADDILKKHREIMIV from the coding sequence ATGGTTTCACGTGAAATTGCACAGGGGATCTTCTGGGTGGGAGCTCTGGATTTTGACCGCCGTCTCTTCGATGCCCTGATCCCGCTCCCAAACGGAACGAGCTATAATGCTTACCTTATCAGGGGAAGCGGGAAAACCGCTCTTATCGATACGGTCGATCCCGGCAAGGAATTTGAGCTGGTGTCAAACCTGCTCAAACTCGGCGTTGAAAGCATTGATTACGTGGTTATCAACCATGCCGAGCAGGATCATTCCGGCACCCTGCCGATGATCCTCGAATTCTACCCGAATGCGGTAGTGGTGACCAATGAGAAATGCAAAGAACTGCTCATTGCCCTGCTCCAGCTTCCGGAAAACCGGTTCAGGATCATCAAGGACAACGAGACCCTGTCACTGGGTGACCGGACGCTCGAATTCCATCTGACCCCGTGGACACACTGGCCCGAGACCCAGGTAACGTACCTTAAGGAAGACCAGATCCTTTTTTCCTGCGATCTCTTCGGATTCCATTTGGCCACGTCTGACCTGTATGTGACCGATGAAGCTGAGTGCTACCGGTTGGCAAAACGGTATTATGCCGAGATCATGATGCCATTCCGGAACAGCATCAGGGGCTACCTGACAACAATTAAGGCACTCCCGCTCAAAATGATCGCACCCAGCCACGGTCCTGTTCACCAATCCCCGCAGTTCATTCTCGATGCCTATGCTGACTGGATTTCCGATTCGGTGAAAAACGAAGTTGTAATCCCGTATGTGTCGATGCATGGCAGTACTGAAAAGATGGTAGAGCACCTGACTAATGCCCTGATCGCACGTGGTATTACGGTAAAACCGTTCAACCTGACTGTTACAGATATCGGGGATCTGGCGCTTGCCCTGGTGGATACGGCCACTGTTGTTGTGGGGACACCTACGGTCCTGTTTGGTCCTCACCCCCAAATTGTGTATGCTACGTACTTAGCCAACATGCTCAAGCCCAAAGTCCGGTTTGCCTCGGTGATCGGATCGTACGGCTGGGGCGGCAAAACTGCCGAGACGGTTGTTAAGATGCTCGACCACGTCAAAGTGGAAGTCCTTGAACCGGTTATCGTGAAAGGACAGCCGGATGAAGCGACGTTAAAGCAGCTGGACCGGCTCGCAGACGATATCTTAAAGAAGCACCGCGAGATCATGATTGTATAG
- a CDS encoding rubredoxin, with the protein MCAICGHEYNPEKGEPLQNIPTGRDFATLAEDWQCPVCGAAKRFFNRSCN; encoded by the coding sequence GTGTGTGCCATCTGCGGGCATGAATACAATCCTGAAAAGGGAGAACCGTTGCAGAATATCCCCACGGGCAGGGATTTTGCTACTCTGGCAGAAGACTGGCAATGTCCTGTCTGCGGAGCCGCAAAGAGATTTTTTAACCGGAGTTGTAACTGA
- a CDS encoding AAA family ATPase: MPIQQVHVENFKSFSELDVDLSRFNVVIGSNAAGKSNFISIFKFLRDIARHGLANAIAMQGGLEYLRNAKIGHGRDLVVRVVYTPDQKMDIIDRKAGGNTLLGIQSCESSYEFAIRFEEKGDGFAIIQDRLVIGCEVFSCERKGTGITKKNTLGHGGIQVTSEKGDVTFAVNIPEGCPLSENDIIPVFFRGVHLPKNTLLLENSYAYPLPHVEKFFDRIAVYDIDPKLPKRGALITGKRDLEEDASNLAVVVKTIIEDPEKKRKFSNLLRDTMPFVEDFSVQKFMDVSLILTLRERYAKNHDLPASSMSDGTITIFALIIALYFEDKPFIVIEEPVSHIHPFLVARVMAMMKESSERKQLMITTHSTEVVKHVSLEDILLISRDSEGFSVISRPADKEEVRTFLENEIGIEELYVQNLLGL; encoded by the coding sequence ATGCCCATACAACAGGTTCATGTGGAAAATTTCAAGAGTTTTTCCGAACTCGATGTTGATCTGTCCCGCTTCAATGTGGTAATAGGGTCAAATGCAGCAGGAAAATCCAATTTCATCAGTATTTTCAAGTTCCTCCGCGATATTGCACGCCACGGTCTGGCGAATGCAATCGCCATGCAGGGGGGCCTGGAATACCTACGGAATGCAAAGATCGGGCATGGACGGGATCTTGTGGTACGGGTTGTCTATACCCCGGACCAGAAGATGGATATTATCGATCGTAAGGCCGGCGGCAATACACTTCTGGGGATCCAGTCTTGCGAATCCTCCTACGAGTTTGCGATCCGTTTTGAAGAAAAAGGGGATGGATTTGCGATTATACAAGACCGGCTCGTGATCGGGTGCGAGGTCTTTTCCTGCGAACGAAAGGGAACGGGCATAACGAAAAAAAATACCCTGGGACACGGCGGGATACAAGTAACCAGCGAAAAGGGGGATGTAACGTTTGCCGTCAACATCCCCGAGGGATGCCCCCTGTCTGAAAACGATATCATTCCGGTCTTTTTCCGCGGGGTACATCTGCCAAAAAACACCCTTCTCCTGGAGAATTCGTATGCATATCCACTTCCGCACGTGGAGAAATTCTTTGACCGGATCGCGGTGTACGATATTGATCCAAAACTCCCGAAACGGGGAGCATTAATCACCGGAAAACGGGATCTTGAGGAGGATGCCAGCAACCTTGCCGTCGTCGTAAAAACCATTATCGAAGACCCCGAAAAGAAGCGGAAATTCTCAAACCTGCTCCGGGACACGATGCCTTTTGTGGAGGATTTCTCCGTGCAGAAGTTCATGGATGTTTCCCTAATCCTCACGCTCCGCGAACGATATGCCAAAAACCATGATCTTCCTGCCTCCTCCATGTCAGATGGGACGATTACGATCTTTGCCCTGATCATCGCGCTCTATTTCGAGGACAAACCATTCATCGTCATTGAAGAGCCGGTAAGCCATATCCACCCGTTTTTAGTCGCCCGGGTCATGGCAATGATGAAGGAGTCATCAGAACGAAAGCAGCTGATGATCACCACTCACAGCACGGAAGTAGTCAAGCATGTCAGTCTTGAAGATATCCTGCTCATATCGAGAGACAGCGAGGGGTTCTCGGTCATATCGCGCCCTGCGGATAAAGAAGAAGTCCGGACGTTTCTGGAAAATGAGATCGGGATTGAAGAGCTCTATGTCCAGAACCTGCTGGGATTGTGA